A genome region from Methanobacterium subterraneum includes the following:
- a CDS encoding histone deacetylase family protein: MISLVNSPEYANHQTGSHPENQQRLEVMINYLREKGEMEELDIHQPKPACDEDILKVHSNTYLKSLKDFIGSGGGYIDFDTYASPKSYEIAKLAAGGAITASKLVFDGYDFAYSLARPPGHHATASKAMGFCLINNLAVALEYMRDEYGLRKFMIVDFDAHYGNGTAEIYYQDPNVLYISIHQDPRTIFPGKGFVEETGSGMGEGFNLNIPMTPGSTTSNYIYILEKIIEPVLRKFKADFYFLDVGFDGHQEDPLSSLQLDDDFYPWIANHMKNLTSQMVLILEGGYSTDAMARSNLKMIKVLKDKETHEEWQPPGKMVVKNETRKIFRRIQNTFSPFFTF, from the coding sequence CATCAAACTGGATCCCATCCTGAAAATCAACAAAGGCTGGAAGTGATGATTAACTACCTTAGAGAAAAAGGTGAAATGGAAGAACTAGATATCCACCAACCAAAGCCTGCCTGTGATGAGGATATCCTCAAAGTGCACAGTAACACCTATTTGAAAAGTTTAAAGGATTTTATTGGAAGTGGTGGGGGCTACATTGATTTTGACACTTATGCTTCCCCTAAAAGCTATGAAATTGCTAAACTAGCAGCAGGTGGTGCAATTACTGCTTCTAAGTTAGTTTTCGATGGTTATGATTTTGCCTATTCCCTGGCACGACCACCGGGCCATCATGCCACTGCAAGTAAGGCCATGGGTTTCTGTTTAATTAACAATCTGGCAGTGGCCCTTGAGTACATGCGAGATGAGTATGGTCTTAGAAAATTCATGATAGTGGATTTTGACGCCCACTATGGTAATGGGACTGCAGAAATATATTACCAGGACCCTAACGTTCTTTACATATCCATACATCAGGACCCACGCACTATTTTCCCTGGAAAAGGATTTGTTGAAGAAACTGGGAGTGGAATGGGAGAGGGTTTCAATCTCAACATACCCATGACCCCCGGTTCAACTACTTCCAATTATATTTACATACTGGAAAAAATCATAGAACCAGTTTTAAGAAAATTCAAAGCAGACTTCTATTTCCTGGATGTAGGCTTTGATGGTCATCAGGAAGATCCCCTTTCCAGTCTCCAATTGGATGATGATTTCTATCCATGGATAGCCAATCACATGAAGAATCTAACCAGCCAGATGGTTCTGATACTGGAGGGTGGTTACAGCACCGATGCCATGGCCCGCTCAAACCTGAAAATGATAAAAGTATTAAAGGACAAGGAGACCCATGAAGAATGGCAACCACCAGGGAAGATGGTGGTGAAAAATGAAACCAGAAAAATATTTAGAAGAATCCAAAACACATTTTCACCATTTTTCACATTTTAA
- a CDS encoding DUF2100 domain-containing protein, with the protein MDKIRFKQAQSLLLESGKSKKGTEKLKNPREGTLDPVAYAEIINQVIGTEEFVYSSRPTHKLLQEDAKEFCSNLIDIRNKIDDILAEFGVLEKKNIEEEVKRLSEKFIILTSKGNFKKIITRWGVEAQRIVVAGVPLETEDMRVLNPKLPETALEPVKKKISHVKNDIIRKMDQFDTQEMLVVVENDKSGEIMAKRAENLYGARVMIRDSLKNTSILEFRKALEKEYNP; encoded by the coding sequence ATGGATAAAATTAGGTTCAAACAGGCCCAATCACTTCTTTTAGAATCAGGGAAATCAAAAAAAGGTACTGAGAAATTAAAAAATCCCCGCGAAGGCACTCTTGATCCAGTTGCCTATGCAGAAATTATAAACCAGGTTATAGGAACTGAAGAATTTGTTTACTCCAGCAGACCCACCCATAAACTCCTCCAGGAAGATGCTAAAGAATTTTGCAGCAATTTAATAGATATCCGGAACAAAATTGATGATATCCTGGCTGAATTTGGTGTTTTAGAAAAGAAAAATATTGAAGAAGAAGTTAAAAGGCTTTCAGAAAAATTCATCATACTCACCAGTAAGGGAAACTTCAAGAAGATTATAACCCGCTGGGGAGTAGAAGCCCAGAGAATAGTTGTGGCCGGAGTTCCCCTAGAAACTGAAGACATGCGTGTTCTTAACCCTAAACTTCCGGAAACAGCCCTTGAACCTGTAAAAAAGAAAATATCACATGTTAAAAATGATATTATTCGTAAAATGGATCAGTTTGACACCCAAGAGATGTTAGTAGTGGTTGAAAATGACAAATCCGGAGAAATCATGGCAAAACGGGCTGAAAATCTTTACGGAGCCCGGGTGATGATCAGGGATAGTTTAAAAAATACATCCATCCTTGAATTCCGAAAAGCTCTGGAAAAAGAATATAATCCATAA
- the mptA gene encoding GTP cyclohydrolase MptA — MEPPCLPDTQEKLPTIPVHLTRVGVKGVKKLLKIERESKRPIVLLPTFDAYVDLPSTQRGIHMSRNPEAISEVLEEAVEGSAMEVESLCAEIVNLLLEKHTYAKRAEVSMKSDFMIMKKSPVTKHKTQEMVNIMADAIGYRTDEGVVIRKMIGAEVVGMTVCPCAQETVKESSKQKLLEFLDEETTAKVLEAVSFASHNQRGRGSIMIEVPAQQIIRGEDIIKIIEDSMSSYVCELLKRPDEHAVVINAHERPMFVEDCVRNMVQKIVKEFSHLPDDTLITVQQVNEESIHRHNAFAEKVATMGELKAEITNGGGN; from the coding sequence ATGGAACCACCGTGTTTACCAGATACCCAGGAAAAGTTACCTACCATCCCCGTGCACCTCACCAGAGTAGGGGTCAAAGGGGTCAAAAAACTCTTAAAGATAGAAAGGGAAAGTAAAAGACCCATAGTTCTTTTACCCACCTTCGACGCCTATGTGGATTTGCCCAGCACTCAAAGGGGCATCCACATGTCACGCAACCCAGAAGCAATTAGCGAAGTCTTGGAAGAAGCTGTCGAAGGCAGTGCAATGGAAGTAGAGTCACTGTGCGCTGAGATAGTGAATTTGCTCCTTGAAAAACATACCTATGCCAAGAGGGCTGAAGTCAGTATGAAGAGTGACTTCATGATCATGAAGAAGTCCCCGGTGACCAAACACAAAACCCAGGAAATGGTAAACATAATGGCCGATGCCATAGGCTACCGCACTGATGAAGGAGTGGTTATCCGGAAGATGATCGGAGCAGAAGTAGTGGGGATGACTGTATGCCCCTGTGCCCAGGAAACAGTGAAAGAAAGCTCCAAACAGAAACTCCTGGAATTTTTAGATGAAGAAACCACTGCAAAAGTCCTGGAAGCGGTGTCATTTGCATCCCACAACCAGCGGGGAAGGGGCAGTATCATGATCGAGGTACCCGCCCAGCAGATAATCAGGGGAGAAGACATTATCAAGATAATTGAAGACTCCATGAGCTCTTATGTCTGTGAACTCTTAAAAAGACCCGATGAACATGCGGTGGTGATTAATGCCCATGAACGTCCCATGTTCGTGGAAGACTGCGTGCGGAATATGGTGCAGAAGATTGTGAAAGAATTCTCCCACCTACCTGATGACACCCTAATAACAGTCCAACAGGTTAACGAGGAAAGTATACATCGCCATAATGCATTCGCTGAAAAAGTAGCTACTATGGGTGAACTTAAAGCCGAAATAACAAATGGTGGAGGAAATTAA
- a CDS encoding DUF2120 domain-containing protein yields MQIKKIAGQIMGQLEAFEGSKAAMDTTNLLIVRGRSRQRIQPEELKSTISQILKDLGTRELDMFSDETADIFTLIDEQIRSQVDIHGESDVYGIYRLKESFENMNCHAEYGMGLLNDIAVFIILWKDKSGVGPLFVELVVSYLEE; encoded by the coding sequence ATGCAAATAAAAAAAATTGCCGGACAGATCATGGGCCAGTTGGAGGCCTTTGAAGGATCAAAAGCAGCCATGGACACCACCAATTTATTGATTGTTCGTGGAAGATCACGCCAGAGGATCCAGCCTGAAGAATTAAAATCCACCATCTCACAGATTCTGAAAGATTTAGGAACCAGAGAACTGGATATGTTTTCTGATGAAACTGCAGACATCTTCACTTTAATAGATGAACAGATCCGATCCCAGGTAGATATACATGGCGAAAGTGATGTATACGGAATATATCGCCTTAAAGAATCCTTTGAAAACATGAACTGCCATGCCGAGTATGGTATGGGCCTTTTAAATGATATTGCAGTATTCATTATTTTATGGAAAGATAAAAGTGGTGTGGGGCCCCTATTTGTGGAACTGGTGGTTTCCTATCTGGAAGAATAA
- the cofG gene encoding 7,8-didemethyl-8-hydroxy-5-deazariboflavin synthase subunit CofG, with protein sequence MLSKEELISLMRVQGADVLQLMMQANSLRQTDKITYSKNVFLPLTNICRNDCGYCTFRREAGDPDAILVMPPSEVLKTVQEADGYECREALFTFGEQADETPQVSAALNDLGFKDMLEYLYYLCEKTLQKTSLLPHSNPGVLKKSELKMLREVNASMGLMLENVSARLMESPAHHKSPGKDPQLRIKTIENAGKLKIPFTTGLLIGIGETVEERVDSLLEIRRIQDKYGHIQEIIIQNFKSKPGIEMESHSEPSLLEMIRMVSVTKLLFPDCSVQVPPNLNRNTAQMFLLAGADDWGGVSPLTRDYVNPEAPWPELDELRNLTSQLGFQLEERLPVYPQYVTKEFLSPFVQEKI encoded by the coding sequence ATGTTATCCAAAGAAGAGTTAATTTCCCTGATGAGAGTGCAGGGTGCTGATGTTCTGCAACTGATGATGCAAGCCAATTCACTCCGCCAGACAGACAAAATAACCTATTCTAAAAACGTTTTTTTACCCCTGACTAATATCTGCCGGAACGACTGTGGTTATTGCACCTTCCGCCGTGAAGCGGGAGATCCTGATGCCATTCTAGTCATGCCCCCATCCGAAGTTCTAAAGACTGTCCAGGAGGCAGATGGTTATGAATGCCGGGAAGCACTTTTCACCTTTGGAGAACAGGCTGATGAAACACCACAAGTCAGTGCTGCCCTGAATGATCTGGGATTTAAGGATATGCTGGAATACCTTTACTATCTATGTGAAAAAACCCTGCAAAAGACTAGCCTCCTGCCCCATAGTAACCCTGGTGTACTTAAAAAAAGTGAGCTTAAAATGTTACGGGAGGTTAACGCCTCCATGGGACTTATGCTGGAAAATGTTAGCGCTAGACTCATGGAAAGCCCCGCCCACCATAAGAGTCCGGGTAAAGATCCTCAGTTAAGGATTAAAACCATTGAAAACGCCGGGAAACTGAAAATACCATTCACAACCGGACTTTTAATTGGTATTGGGGAGACTGTGGAAGAGAGAGTGGATTCTCTCCTGGAGATCAGGAGAATTCAGGATAAATATGGTCATATTCAGGAGATCATTATCCAGAATTTCAAATCTAAACCAGGTATTGAAATGGAATCCCACAGTGAACCTTCACTTCTGGAAATGATTCGGATGGTGTCAGTTACCAAGTTATTATTCCCGGATTGTAGTGTCCAGGTTCCCCCTAACCTTAACCGGAACACTGCCCAGATGTTTCTCCTGGCCGGGGCTGATGACTGGGGTGGTGTTTCACCACTCACCAGGGATTACGTGAACCCTGAAGCACCCTGGCCCGAGTTGGATGAACTCAGGAATTTAACCAGTCAACTGGGCTTCCAGTTGGAGGAGAGATTGCCCGTGTATCCCCAGTATGTTACCAAAGAATTTTTAAGCCCCTTTGTTCAGGAAAAAATATAA
- a CDS encoding PAS domain S-box protein has product MGSNIRILILEDVPLDLELMEAELRRDGINFQSHCVEEEEEYRKSITEFQPDIILADHSLPHFDGISAMYIAQEITPETPFIFVSGQMGEEFAVEMLKKGATDYVLKHNLSKLGHSVKRALKESEEHLNKKRAEERLARSEKKYRALFELSPDYMMVLDPDGHVLDINHRLEEDSGISREDFVGKDANEIARDFVGDQFNNGEITDYLRNHTEPMEIKIEGHGGFEYIEVHHAPIVKEGKIFAIQIIGRNITKRKTAENALIESKKRLHDVNTYLEAIINASPFAIVDLHLDGRVKSLWNPAAENIFGWKRMEVLGKPLPFLNDNKGTMYENIMHNVLSGEFKSDLELECARNDGEQIYTMMATAPLLNVDNNIQGVMATFADISDMIMAEKQIKASLEEKEVLLREIHHRVKNNLQIISSLMSLQSEYTREPETLKMFQESKNRIRSMALIHEKLYQSGDMAHIDFGEYLKSLVEMLSTFHKEKKDDVKVHLNCEDVFLEIDTAISMGLIVNELVSNCFKHSFPLDRNGEVEINLSKMSGGYLLEVADDGVGLPEGFDLESTGTLGLLIVQTLTMQLRGSLEIKTADKTCFSLFFKE; this is encoded by the coding sequence GTGGGGAGTAATATTCGTATTCTAATTTTGGAAGATGTTCCATTGGATTTGGAGCTAATGGAGGCTGAACTTAGACGGGATGGTATTAATTTTCAATCACATTGTGTAGAGGAGGAAGAAGAATACCGGAAATCCATAACAGAGTTTCAACCAGATATCATACTGGCGGACCACTCCCTTCCCCACTTTGACGGTATATCTGCCATGTACATTGCTCAGGAGATCACACCAGAAACTCCATTTATTTTTGTCAGTGGGCAGATGGGTGAAGAATTCGCAGTGGAGATGCTCAAAAAAGGGGCCACAGATTACGTTCTAAAACACAACCTTTCCAAGTTAGGTCATTCTGTTAAAAGGGCTCTTAAGGAATCGGAAGAACATTTAAACAAGAAAAGGGCTGAAGAAAGGTTGGCACGAAGTGAAAAAAAATACAGGGCACTTTTTGAATTATCCCCGGATTATATGATGGTTTTGGATCCAGATGGCCACGTACTGGATATAAATCACCGGCTGGAAGAAGACAGTGGTATTTCCAGGGAGGATTTTGTTGGTAAAGATGCCAATGAAATTGCCCGGGATTTTGTGGGTGACCAATTTAACAATGGGGAAATCACGGACTATTTACGCAATCATACTGAGCCAATGGAAATAAAAATAGAGGGACATGGGGGTTTTGAATATATTGAAGTCCATCACGCACCTATTGTAAAGGAAGGGAAGATATTCGCCATTCAAATAATTGGAAGAAACATCACTAAACGTAAAACTGCTGAAAACGCTTTAATTGAGAGTAAAAAACGTTTACACGATGTGAATACCTATTTGGAGGCTATAATAAATGCTTCACCTTTTGCAATCGTTGATTTACATCTGGATGGTCGGGTGAAATCCCTCTGGAACCCAGCAGCAGAAAACATTTTCGGCTGGAAGAGAATGGAAGTTCTGGGGAAACCATTACCCTTTTTAAATGATAATAAAGGAACTATGTATGAAAATATCATGCATAACGTTCTTTCTGGTGAATTTAAATCAGATCTTGAATTAGAATGTGCAAGAAACGATGGGGAACAGATTTATACTATGATGGCCACCGCACCGCTTTTAAATGTTGATAATAACATTCAGGGGGTTATGGCCACATTTGCAGATATTAGTGATATGATCATGGCTGAAAAGCAGATTAAGGCTTCTCTGGAGGAAAAAGAAGTATTATTAAGGGAGATTCATCATCGGGTTAAAAATAATCTGCAGATAATCTCCAGTTTAATGAGCCTACAATCTGAATATACTCGGGAACCTGAAACATTGAAGATGTTCCAGGAAAGCAAGAATCGTATCCGATCTATGGCTCTTATCCATGAAAAACTGTACCAATCTGGGGATATGGCCCATATAGACTTTGGAGAATATTTGAAAAGCCTGGTGGAAATGCTTTCAACTTTCCATAAGGAAAAAAAGGATGATGTGAAGGTTCATTTAAACTGCGAAGATGTTTTCCTGGAAATAGACACAGCCATATCAATGGGGCTAATTGTTAATGAACTGGTCTCGAACTGTTTCAAGCATTCTTTTCCCCTGGATAGAAATGGTGAAGTAGAGATTAACCTTTCCAAAATGTCAGGAGGATATTTGCTGGAAGTGGCCGATGATGGGGTGGGTCTTCCTGAAGGTTTTGATCTTGAAAGCACCGGTACCCTGGGACTTCTGATTGTTCAAACCCTAACCATGCAGTTAAGAGGTTCTCTGGAGATAAAAACCGCTGATAAAACATGTTTCAGTCTTTTTTTCAAGGAATGA
- a CDS encoding response regulator gives MNLEELEILLVEDNPTDAELTMRALKRKNLANRLVWVKDGEEALDFIYARGKFADRNSEDLPRLILLDLRMPKVDGLEVLKEIKANEMTRKIPVVVLTSSQEDQDVVESYKLGVNSYVSKPVEFDDFLEAVSTMGLYWMLINKPP, from the coding sequence ATGAATTTGGAAGAATTGGAAATTCTCCTGGTGGAAGATAATCCCACTGATGCTGAGCTAACCATGAGAGCTTTGAAAAGGAAAAACTTGGCAAACAGGTTAGTTTGGGTTAAGGATGGTGAAGAAGCACTTGATTTTATCTATGCTCGGGGAAAGTTTGCAGATAGGAATTCAGAAGACTTACCTCGATTGATACTCCTGGATTTACGTATGCCTAAAGTGGATGGCCTGGAGGTTCTAAAGGAAATTAAGGCCAATGAAATGACTCGAAAAATTCCAGTAGTGGTTCTGACCTCTTCACAGGAGGATCAGGATGTGGTGGAAAGCTACAAGTTAGGGGTGAATAGTTATGTAAGTAAACCAGTGGAATTCGATGATTTCCTGGAAGCCGTCTCTACCATGGGATTATACTGGATGTTAATAAACAAGCCCCCATAG
- a CDS encoding response regulator: MSQRPKILVVEDEALTGMELQKKLIQWGYDVVDIVSSGEDAVKKAMELEPDLILMDILLKGCMNGIDAAKIIRKNKEIPIIYLTAYSNSETFQGAKITQPQAYLIKPFDENELKFAIEMAFFGYESNLKLKKSEEHYRILAENAQDMIFIINKDLMVDYANQSSLKYLKLNKEEIIGKPVQDIFTNQAFDGQIRSLQNVFNTGNSMRVKSPFIFPDCKVWLDTRLKPLMNNEGKIYAVMGISREITENNYQ, from the coding sequence ATGTCACAGCGGCCCAAGATTTTAGTAGTGGAGGATGAAGCCCTCACTGGAATGGAACTCCAGAAAAAACTAATTCAATGGGGTTACGATGTGGTAGATATAGTTTCCTCTGGGGAAGATGCTGTTAAAAAAGCAATGGAGCTTGAACCGGACCTGATCTTAATGGATATCCTGCTGAAAGGTTGTATGAATGGGATAGATGCTGCGAAGATTATCCGGAAAAATAAAGAAATTCCCATTATATATCTGACTGCTTACAGTAATTCTGAAACTTTTCAAGGAGCCAAGATCACCCAACCCCAGGCCTACCTTATCAAACCCTTCGATGAAAACGAGCTTAAATTCGCAATTGAAATGGCTTTTTTTGGTTACGAATCCAATTTAAAGCTGAAAAAAAGCGAAGAACACTATAGAATTCTTGCAGAGAATGCTCAAGATATGATCTTCATCATAAACAAAGATTTAATGGTGGATTATGCCAATCAATCTTCACTGAAATATCTGAAACTCAACAAAGAAGAAATTATAGGTAAACCAGTGCAGGATATTTTCACAAATCAGGCTTTTGATGGACAAATAAGATCACTCCAGAATGTTTTTAACACTGGAAATTCAATGCGCGTTAAAAGCCCTTTCATTTTTCCCGACTGTAAAGTGTGGCTGGACACCAGATTAAAACCCTTAATGAATAATGAAGGCAAAATATACGCAGTTATGGGAATTTCCAGGGAAATCACTGAAAATAATTACCAATGA